A window of Miscanthus floridulus cultivar M001 chromosome 12, ASM1932011v1, whole genome shotgun sequence genomic DNA:
AAGCTCTGGCAGATTAGGGATGCTGTCTGGGAGCTCCTTGATAGCCGTAGCAGATAGATCAAGCTCCTCCAAAGCACCAACCTCCTTAATGTCAACAAACTCCAACTTTCTACATCCACGCAAGGACAGTCGCCTCAACAACAAGTTCTTGTTCTCAATTAGCTTCAGTGATCGAAGATTCTTCATCTCTTCAAATATCTCCATAGGAAAAGATTTTATTTGAGTCCCTGTGAGCTCGAGTTTTGTTAGACTAGACAAAGCACCAACGGAAGGTGGCAATTCCTCAAGGTTGGAGCACTTGACAAGCAAGAGCTCTTGCAGATTAGGCATGCTACAGAAGAAgtcgttgtggaatgtgtttatATTTGAGTAGGAAAGATCAAAGCAGAGCAAGTTGAGATTTTTGCTGCTATTGATTTCATTGAGAGTAATTTCAGTGTTGGGGAAGCTGAATGGACTCGTGAGGTTAAAGCAGCCCCTAAGGGAAAGGTACTGGAGTTCTTGGAGGTAGCAGATTGATGGAGGAAGTGATTTTAGTGGAGTGTAGGAGAGATCAAGAGCATGAAGACAGGGGAGTTTGGCAAAGAAATGATCGGATTCAAGCTTCATGAGCAACCTTGATTGCTGTGAGCAATGCCTTAAAATGAGTGTTGTTGGGCCACTAGCTCCGTAGCTCAACCATTCCTTGCTTAAATGCCATCCTTGGTCTCCCACATGTGAGATCCACTGCATGTGTTCCAACCTAGGATGGTCTCCGTCGCAAAGTTCATCGGTTGTGTGGTGCTCTGCGATGAGGTTGTGACATGCTAGGAAGTGTGCAGCAGATTTTGTGGCTTCTTCAGCTTCAGTCGTCACAGGAGAAAAGGGGATCTCCAGCAAGGAGTACTCTCGGAAAGCTTCAAGGATGAGATTTCCAACTTGGTATATATCACTGTATTTGCCATCATAACTACTGCCTGTAGTCTCCCCCGTTCTTTCTGTGTCGATGACAAGGATGCCTTGTGCAGACCACTGGCGTATCAGCTCATCTGAAGTAATGTCGGCTAATGCAGCAGACCTCTTCTGGCCTCCATCTCCATGAGGCGATGAACAGTGGGGTGAAAGGAGCATGGTGGCGTAGTGAAAGCACCGGACAGCCACGTGATGCCAATATTGCTCGTCTTTGTGGGCGACCGCAGCCAAGATGTACTTGGCCGCTTGATGCAGTGAGTAGAGAGTAAGAATCACCATATCATCCCCACTAAAAGATTTGATTAGACAAGAATAATCTGCTGGCTGGCTCCTTCCGTACACATCTTGAGTGGTGGTGGATACGCACCAAAAGGAGCCTTTCCACTCAGGGGCAGGAAAGCATAAGCCCTCTGTTGAAGCAGTAAGGTTGATGGGCTTGATGGGCTCGTCGAGGTTCTCGACCAGCAGCAGGTACTTCTTCATCACTAGCTTTTGGATTATTTGAGGTACTTCAAATGATGTTGAAAGCTTATGCAGTGTTCTTGAAAGCTTATGCTGTAAGGACGAGAGGCCATAGGTATAGTACCGCAGCTCGTCATCCTCTTCCAAGAGCCTGTCGTATTCTTGCTCCTGCTCTTGGTCGAGTAGCCCGAGCTGCTCCGCCACTTTGAAATGCAGCTTGTCATTAATGCTCAGTCTCGTTCCTGCCAGCTGTGCTGCTGCTCGCTTCATGTCCACCTCTATCACGTGGTCATAGGGGCCATGTGTCTTGATCTTTGCGTCCCGAGTGATGCTTGAGATAGCTCGTGTGAAACATGCTGTGGGTCCGACCCCAACATTCCACATCACCCATACAAACCCATCGAGTTTTTTTTCCACGTCTCGATACGCAGGGCTCTTGAGATATCCATCCAGCCTGGCCGCACAAATAGAAAAAAAGGACCGGTTAAGTGCATGATCAAACAACTTGCGTACAGGTCAGTAACTACGTACTTAGCTATCCTCTTTTTTTACACTCCCTTTTCTTTGCCAGTATCACGTGGAGTCCTACATATGGTTTGCTTCTTGTTAATTAGCGAGAAATTTCTACTCCACGTGGAGTACGATTTTCAAAACTCTGTGTGAAGACAAGTAATAAACACTTGGGCTGAAGTCGATACTAGATGTTCTTGTTCCTGAACATACAAAATCACCTTTTTTGCGCATGTTAATTTTATGGACAAATCTATTTCATGTTAATAATATTTCCGAGTGAAAATGCTCCCGTCGGTAGTAGGCATGCGAAAGATAAAGACATTATTTTTCCCAGTATCgtgttattctttttcttaaaaaacAGTATAGACGTAgatgctcatatatatatatatatatatacactaccggaaacgttaaatttaccgagtgtttttatgtttgccgtgTATATtctctcggacactcggcaaacaagatctttgccgagtgctgcgctaaaaacacttggcaaaaagaaaacactcgataaagcggaggtttgccgagtgtcaacaaaaaacactcggcaacaaaaaaacactcgacaaagatggggtttaccgagtgttttttttttacactcggcaaagaagtaaaatcttttttctaggaaagaaggagaagaaaaaaaaaactttgccgagtgcccagattcaggacactcggcaaagaaagaaaatcttttgtctgggaaagaaggagaagaaaaaaaaaataaaaaaaaaactttacccaGTGCCCAGatctaagacactcggcaaaggaaaaaaatattttttttgggaaagaaggagaagaaaaaaaataaaaaataaaaactttaccgagtgcacaGATCTAGGAGactcggcaaagaaagaaaatattttttctgggaaagaaggagaagaaaaataatgaaaaaaaatactttgccgagtgcccagttCTAGGACACTATGGCaaaggaaaaaatattttttctaggaaagaaggagaaaaaaaaataaaaaagaaaaactttgccgagtgccgagatccagcacactcggcaaaggaaaaaatgtttttttaaccgcgccgccctccccttctccccgcaCGGCGCCCTATCCTTCTCCCCGCAcggcccctccccttctccccgcgCCGCGTCCGCACGGCCCCTCCCCTTCTACCCgccggcggcccctcccctctCGGCCGGATCCGGCGGCCCGGCCACGCCTCCTTCCCCCgaccgccgccccctccccttctcccccgTGCCGCGTCCGCacccccctccccttctccgcgCCGCGTCCGCACgccctctccccttctccccgTCGGCAGCCCCTCCCCTCCTGGCCGGATCCGGCGGCCCGGCCACCCCTCCTTCCcctggccgccgcgccctccCCTTCTCCCCCGCGTCGCATCCGcatgccccctccccttctccgcaCCGTGTCCGCACGCCCCCCTCCCCTTCCCCGCGCCGCGTCcgcacgccccctccccttctccccacCGGCGGCCCGGCCACCCCTCCTTCCcccggccgccggcgccgccccctccaCTCCTTCCCCAGATCCggcggcggcccctcccctctCGGATCCGGCGGCGTCCCGGCGGCCGACCctcccctctcccggatccggcgagTGGCGTGCGGTGTGGCGGGCGGGTGGCGTGGTGGCGGGCGGCGTCCGGCGTGGGGCATGTTGGCGTGGTGGC
This region includes:
- the LOC136498180 gene encoding uncharacterized protein, which codes for MASSFSVDTETLHLWRDRLRSIDFWLDGYLKSPAYRDVEKKLDGFVWVMWNVGVGPTACFTRAISSITRDAKIKTHGPYDHVIEVDMKRAAAQLAGTRLSINDKLHFKVAEQLGLLDQEQEQEYDRLLEEDDELRYYTYGLSSLQHKLSRTLHKLSTSFEVPQIIQKLVMKKYLLLVENLDEPIKPINLTASTEGLCFPAPEWKGSFWCVSTTTQDVYGRSQPADYSCLIKSFSGDDMVILTLYSLHQAAKYILAAVAHKDEQYWHHVAVRCFHYATMLLSPHCSSPHGDGGQKRSAALADITSDELIRQWSAQGILVIDTERTGETTGSSYDGKYSDIYQVGNLILEAFREYSLLEIPFSPVTTEAEEATKSAAHFLACHNLIAEHHTTDELCDGDHPRLEHMQWISHVGDQGWHLSKEWLSYGASGPTTLILRHCSQQSRLLMKLESDHFFAKLPCLHALDLSYTPLKSLPPSICYLQELQYLSLRGCFNLTSPFSFPNTEITLNEINSSKNLNLLCFDLSYSNINTFHNDFFCSMPNLQELLLVKCSNLEELPPSVGALSSLTKLELTGTQIKSFPMEIFEEMKNLRSLKLIENKNLLLRRLSLRGCRKLEFVDIKEVGALEELDLSATAIKELPDSIPNLPELRKLFLLGVPSLRRFPWHKLQRLPDVFCLDQCSNRTINHSDHPQGAQVCISDSRLFYSFGYDTMNSVRAGELLTTFYVRVTSCKSTSSKLKDEEDMVMINKVQMAPPAYADINRLYLTDGVSMVSMDDVPPFRVTKRHVEISAADRYPRGLAYLLTVTKSISMLGDTHVSCLSDLGDRSFDELEECMLRRCHRMVQVFSHNRDVLSLQNAHVSRLRSLTHFYRGGGGDNFNALKHLFLEYCPRLEGIVPRYFCELPSLETLDILCCYNLKAIFYDDGPHSSPAGYTLPCLRRIRLQELPLLEHLHVDNPMLIAPAWEELHVRGCWSLRHLPRFHQQPDKAVEVSGELAWWNKLCWDGTHSHHGSYKPMLPPAFASRRERVVIESYLR